Proteins co-encoded in one Candidatus Poribacteria bacterium genomic window:
- a CDS encoding DEAD/DEAH box helicase family protein gives METPLKINFDKGTLILQNVPEALESQLPDIRWDERTLTFRAPAYRYRKLVSQLRAHDVPYQDTARQFTIESFTHQKAVSPYPYQTEAIDAWHANGKRGVVSLPTGAGKTFIAILLIADTQRPTLVHVPTIDLMHQWYTVLTDHFGQEIGLYGGGQHELRDITVTTYQSAVMHAPHYGNRFGFAIFDECHHLPGEQYQYAAISSIAPFRLGLTATPERVDGKESRLYALVGECCYEAKVQELSGKTLSEYRVVTIAVEMEDTERIRYEEARSTYLSFLKQSRINMGTPRGWHTFLWKASQSDEGRAAFKAYLTQKQISFASTTKQEWVWKLIQRHRGDRILIFTQDNDTAYQLGTRFFLPVLTHQTKLKERNAFLNGFRDGTYSILVTSKVLNEGVDVPEANVAIIVSGSGSVREHVQRLGRILRKREGKQAVLYELISKQTSEHFVNKRRRQHDAYQTL, from the coding sequence ATGGAAACGCCACTCAAAATCAATTTTGACAAAGGCACCCTCATCCTACAGAACGTCCCAGAGGCACTTGAATCGCAGCTGCCGGACATCCGTTGGGACGAACGCACCCTCACCTTCCGAGCACCCGCCTACCGCTATCGGAAACTTGTCTCGCAATTGCGCGCACACGATGTCCCGTATCAAGATACAGCACGGCAATTCACAATAGAATCCTTCACGCACCAAAAAGCGGTTTCACCTTATCCTTATCAGACCGAGGCGATTGATGCATGGCACGCCAACGGCAAACGCGGTGTTGTAAGCCTCCCTACGGGTGCAGGTAAAACCTTCATTGCAATTTTACTTATCGCCGATACGCAACGTCCGACACTCGTGCATGTGCCGACAATCGATCTCATGCACCAGTGGTACACGGTGTTGACGGACCACTTCGGACAAGAGATCGGACTTTATGGTGGCGGTCAGCACGAATTGCGAGATATTACGGTGACGACTTATCAATCGGCTGTTATGCACGCACCGCATTACGGCAACCGGTTCGGTTTCGCCATTTTCGACGAATGCCACCACCTGCCGGGGGAACAGTACCAATATGCCGCAATCAGTAGCATTGCACCGTTTCGGTTAGGGTTAACAGCCACACCTGAACGCGTTGATGGAAAAGAGAGCCGACTCTATGCGCTCGTCGGCGAGTGTTGTTATGAGGCAAAAGTGCAGGAACTCTCTGGGAAAACACTCTCCGAGTATCGCGTTGTGACCATCGCGGTTGAGATGGAAGACACGGAACGGATCCGGTACGAGGAAGCGCGCAGCACTTACTTAAGTTTCCTCAAACAGTCGAGAATCAATATGGGTACGCCACGCGGCTGGCATACATTTCTCTGGAAAGCCTCACAATCCGATGAAGGCCGCGCCGCCTTCAAAGCATATCTCACCCAAAAACAGATCAGTTTCGCCTCCACGACAAAACAGGAATGGGTGTGGAAATTGATACAGAGACATCGCGGCGATCGGATTCTTATTTTTACACAGGATAACGACACAGCCTATCAACTCGGCACGCGCTTCTTCCTCCCGGTGCTAACACATCAGACGAAACTCAAAGAGCGGAACGCCTTTTTGAACGGATTTCGCGACGGCACCTATTCCATCCTCGTCACCTCAAAAGTGCTAAACGAGGGGGTAGATGTGCCGGAGGCGAATGTCGCCATCATCGTCTCTGGGAGCGGGAGTGTACGAGAACATGTGCAGCGGCTCGGACGTATCCTCCGCAAACGCGAGGGCAAACAGGCAGTACTTTACGAACTCATCTCTAAACAGACCAGTGAACACTTTGTCAACAAGCGACGAAGACAACACGACGCCTATCAGACACTTTAA